One genomic region from Cellulomonas fengjieae encodes:
- a CDS encoding redox-sensing transcriptional repressor Rex: MDTQRTGPRARTGAVEPGAGRSRGRDVPPATVARLPGYVRVLRSLSQDGVVTTSSEELAAGAGVTPAQLRKDLSFLGSYGRRGVGYDVVHLSEQISVALGLTTQRRVVIVGIGNLGHALASYSVFAERGFAVVGLIDADPAVVGTTVAGLVVQPSSALSDVVSAADATIGIIATPAAVAQDVCTALVAAGVVGILTFAPRALRVPPHVDLRAVDVASELQILAFHDHRRTGTGA; encoded by the coding sequence GTGGACACACAACGGACAGGCCCCCGGGCGCGCACCGGTGCGGTGGAGCCGGGGGCGGGCCGCTCGCGCGGGCGCGACGTACCGCCCGCCACGGTCGCCCGGCTCCCGGGCTACGTGCGCGTGCTGCGGTCCCTGTCGCAGGACGGCGTGGTCACGACGTCGTCGGAGGAGCTGGCCGCCGGCGCCGGGGTGACCCCGGCGCAGCTGCGCAAGGACCTGTCGTTCCTGGGCTCCTACGGCCGGCGGGGCGTCGGGTACGACGTCGTGCACCTCTCGGAGCAGATCTCGGTGGCCCTGGGGCTGACCACCCAGCGCCGGGTCGTCATCGTGGGCATCGGCAACCTCGGCCACGCGCTTGCCAGCTACTCGGTGTTCGCCGAGCGTGGCTTCGCGGTCGTCGGCCTGATCGACGCGGACCCGGCCGTGGTCGGCACCACGGTGGCCGGGCTGGTGGTGCAGCCGTCGTCGGCGCTGTCCGACGTGGTGAGCGCGGCGGACGCCACCATCGGCATCATCGCGACCCCGGCGGCCGTGGCGCAGGACGTGTGCACCGCCCTGGTCGCCGCGGGGGTGGTCGGCATCCTCACGTTCGCGCCGCGTGCGCTGCGGGTGCCGCCGCACGTGGACCTGCGGGCCGTGGACGTGGCCTCCGAGCTGCAGATCCTCGCGTTCCACGACCACCGGCGCACCGGCACGGGCGCGTGA
- the resB gene encoding cytochrome c biogenesis protein ResB, which translates to MTTHRPEGLSDVFAEPTEAPAPTSTVPASLPALGFVGWLRWAWRQLTSMRVALLLLMLLAVAAVPGTVWPQRAQDAARVATYIAEHPTAGPWLDRLGFFDVYSSVWFSAIYILLFVSLVGCILPRTKVHLAGVRGRPPRAPRRFARFPAQGSGSVEASPERAAQDAVGVLRAGWRWLPFVPTYRVDARDEGGGTWSVSAERGYLRETGNLLFHLALVGLLISVATGQMLHYRGQAIVVQGRGFANAQVDYDTFEQGTAFSPESLVPFTLRLDEFESRFDPVTLQSRDFTAHVTLTNPGEDPVAETIKVNHPLTAGGAKVYLQGNGYAPELTVRDASGQVAFSGPTPFLPQDEVYTSRGVVKVPDVSGDQEQIGLVGYLLPTVDVRETAFGPAYASVHPQPDDPALVLAVWRGNLGLDTGVPQNVYELDESRMTQLMDADDSPVTLVVRPGETVDLPDGMGTLTFDGLPRYVALDLRHDPALPFVLVFALLAFAGLATSLFAPRRRLWLRFAPGTGGQDPRTVVTAAGLARGDDVGLQPELDRVLAQLATRTDDRPPVAPRGPTSGEGTP; encoded by the coding sequence GTGACGACCCACCGCCCCGAGGGCCTCTCCGACGTCTTCGCCGAGCCGACGGAGGCCCCGGCCCCGACGTCGACCGTGCCCGCGTCCCTGCCCGCGCTGGGGTTCGTCGGCTGGCTGCGCTGGGCCTGGCGCCAGCTCACCAGCATGCGGGTCGCGCTGCTCCTGCTCATGCTGCTGGCCGTGGCCGCGGTGCCCGGGACCGTCTGGCCGCAGCGCGCGCAGGACGCCGCCCGGGTGGCGACCTACATCGCCGAGCACCCCACGGCGGGCCCCTGGCTGGACCGGCTCGGGTTCTTCGACGTGTACTCGTCGGTCTGGTTCTCGGCGATCTACATCCTGCTGTTCGTCTCGCTGGTCGGCTGCATCCTGCCGCGCACCAAGGTGCACCTCGCCGGCGTGCGCGGCCGGCCGCCGCGCGCGCCCCGCCGGTTCGCCCGGTTCCCGGCGCAGGGTTCCGGCTCGGTCGAGGCGTCGCCCGAGCGGGCCGCGCAGGACGCGGTGGGCGTCCTGCGCGCCGGGTGGCGCTGGCTGCCGTTCGTCCCGACCTACCGGGTGGACGCGCGCGACGAGGGCGGCGGCACGTGGTCGGTCTCCGCGGAGCGCGGCTACCTGCGCGAGACCGGCAACCTGCTGTTCCACCTTGCGCTCGTCGGCCTGCTCATCTCCGTGGCCACCGGCCAGATGCTGCACTACCGCGGGCAGGCGATCGTGGTCCAGGGCCGCGGCTTCGCCAACGCCCAGGTGGACTACGACACGTTCGAGCAGGGCACCGCGTTCTCGCCCGAGAGCCTGGTCCCGTTCACGCTGCGGCTCGACGAGTTCGAGTCCCGGTTCGACCCGGTCACGCTGCAGTCGCGCGACTTCACCGCGCACGTCACGCTGACCAACCCCGGCGAGGACCCGGTGGCGGAGACCATCAAGGTCAACCACCCCCTCACGGCCGGTGGCGCCAAGGTCTACCTGCAGGGCAACGGGTACGCCCCCGAGCTCACCGTGCGCGACGCCTCGGGCCAGGTCGCGTTCTCCGGCCCCACGCCGTTCCTGCCGCAGGACGAGGTGTACACCTCGCGCGGCGTGGTCAAGGTGCCTGACGTGTCCGGCGACCAGGAGCAGATCGGCCTCGTCGGCTACCTGCTGCCGACGGTCGACGTGCGCGAGACGGCCTTCGGCCCCGCCTACGCGTCCGTCCACCCCCAGCCCGACGACCCCGCGCTGGTGCTCGCGGTGTGGCGGGGCAACCTGGGCCTGGACACCGGGGTGCCGCAGAACGTGTACGAGCTCGACGAGTCCCGGATGACGCAGCTCATGGACGCCGACGACAGCCCCGTGACGCTCGTCGTGCGCCCCGGCGAGACGGTCGACCTCCCGGACGGCATGGGCACCCTGACCTTCGACGGCCTGCCCCGGTACGTGGCGCTCGACCTGCGCCACGACCCGGCGCTGCCGTTCGTGCTGGTGTTCGCGCTGCTCGCGTTCGCCGGTCTGGCCACCTCGCTCTTCGCGCCCCGCCGACGCCTCTGGCTCCGCTTCGCGCCCGGTACCGGCGGGCAGGACCCCCGTACAGTGGTCACCGCGGCCGGCCTGGCCCGCGGCGACGACGTCGGCCTCCAGCCCGAGCTCGACCGGGTGCTCGCGCAGCTGGCGACCCGCACCGATGACAGACCCCCGGTCGCTCCCCGCGGCCCGACCTCAGGAGAGGGCACACCATGA
- a CDS encoding TlpA family protein disulfide reductase — protein MSALAVLLLAGCAPEASTTPDDVVDQGYQSGDGSTTTWPVGERSGPLDLAGTDFAGTVQDVADWRGDVVVLNTWYANCPPCRAEAPDLAALSTDYADDGVRLLGINRTDDAGTAQAFERQFAVPYPSLADTDGTAIAALQGTVPVNAVPTTILLDREGHVAGRILGLADPTTLRSMVDELLAEQPAPQPAS, from the coding sequence GTGAGCGCCCTCGCGGTGCTGCTCCTCGCGGGGTGCGCGCCCGAGGCCTCCACCACCCCGGACGACGTCGTCGACCAGGGCTACCAGTCCGGTGACGGCAGCACCACCACGTGGCCCGTGGGCGAGAGGTCGGGTCCGCTCGATCTCGCCGGCACGGACTTCGCGGGCACCGTGCAGGACGTGGCCGACTGGCGCGGCGACGTCGTCGTCCTGAACACCTGGTATGCCAACTGCCCGCCGTGCCGCGCCGAGGCGCCCGACCTCGCGGCGCTGTCCACCGACTACGCCGACGACGGCGTGCGCCTGCTCGGCATCAACCGCACGGACGACGCCGGCACCGCGCAGGCGTTCGAGCGGCAGTTCGCGGTCCCGTACCCGAGCCTGGCGGACACGGACGGGACGGCGATCGCGGCGCTGCAGGGGACGGTGCCGGTGAACGCGGTGCCGACGACGATCCTGCTGGACCGCGAGGGCCACGTCGCCGGACGCATCCTCGGCCTCGCCGACCCGACGACCCTGCGCTCGATGGTCGACGAGCTCCTCGCGGAGCAGCCCGCCCCGCAGCCCGCGTCATGA
- a CDS encoding HAD family hydrolase, whose translation MRDPGSGPGGPGTGAFFDVDNTIIRGASAFHLAVGLYRRGFFRKLELVEFAIHQLRYRMFGENTDQIDELRSRALSIMKGHSVAEVTAIAEDVYDEVLSLRIYPGTQRLIDQHIAAGHSVWLVTATPVEIGSLIARRLGVTGSLGTIAEHEDGFYTGRLVGDMLHGRAKADAVRALAEQEGIDLSISYAYGDSTNDVAILSEVGVPCAINPDRRLRRYAAEVGWPVREFRNRRRNARRGTTVASLAGLAWAGGLVTRTLLRSWRGPGGEDVL comes from the coding sequence CTGCGGGACCCGGGGTCCGGTCCGGGCGGTCCCGGCACGGGCGCGTTCTTCGACGTCGACAACACGATCATCCGCGGGGCCAGCGCGTTCCACCTGGCGGTCGGCCTGTACCGCCGCGGGTTCTTCCGCAAGCTCGAGCTCGTGGAGTTCGCCATCCACCAGCTGCGCTACCGGATGTTCGGGGAGAACACGGACCAGATCGACGAGCTCCGCAGCCGCGCCCTGTCGATCATGAAGGGCCACTCGGTCGCGGAGGTGACCGCGATCGCCGAGGACGTCTACGACGAGGTGCTGTCCCTGCGCATCTACCCCGGGACGCAGCGCCTGATCGACCAGCACATCGCCGCCGGGCACTCGGTCTGGCTGGTCACCGCGACGCCCGTCGAGATCGGTTCGCTGATCGCCCGCCGGCTCGGCGTGACCGGCTCGCTGGGCACGATCGCCGAGCACGAGGACGGCTTCTACACCGGCCGACTGGTGGGCGACATGCTGCACGGCCGGGCGAAGGCCGACGCCGTCCGCGCCCTGGCCGAGCAGGAGGGCATCGACCTGTCGATCTCGTACGCGTACGGGGACTCGACGAACGACGTCGCGATCCTGTCCGAGGTGGGCGTCCCGTGCGCTATCAACCCGGACCGTCGCCTGCGCCGCTACGCCGCCGAGGTCGGCTGGCCCGTGCGCGAGTTCCGCAACCGCCGGCGCAACGCGCGCCGCGGCACGACCGTGGCCAGCCTGGCCGGGCTGGCCTGGGCGGGCGGGCTCGTGACGCGGACCCTGCTGCGGTCGTGGCGCGGCCCGGGCGGCGAGGACGTCCTGTGA
- the ccsB gene encoding c-type cytochrome biogenesis protein CcsB, which translates to MTTGDLSTLLVWGAATAFTVALVAFSIDLARIAERSQKRVPEAAMAGASGRPATAVAGSEAQRAPGRSIRAEGIARSTTVLGLVLLFAGIVLRGIAAGRWPTANMYEFTIVGVFVAVLVLTVVQHRRVIAFVGVLVMGISVLALVLALNAFYIQADAVQPALQSYWLILHVGVAIIATGIFTVAFASSALQVLRSYREEGLAQDAPAVGVGTAGRSSSDRFRTLVSGPRFGWLEQVPGSRELEALSFRLNAIAFVLWTFTLIGGAIWAEHAWGRYWGWDPKEVGTFVAWVVYAAYLHARTTRGWSGRRAAYFVFVGYAVVIANFTVVNLVVTGKHSYSGV; encoded by the coding sequence ATGACCACCGGTGACCTGAGCACCTTGCTCGTCTGGGGGGCCGCGACCGCGTTCACCGTCGCCCTGGTCGCGTTCAGCATCGACCTGGCACGCATCGCCGAGCGTTCGCAGAAGCGCGTGCCCGAGGCCGCGATGGCCGGTGCATCCGGGCGTCCCGCGACCGCCGTCGCAGGGTCCGAGGCCCAGCGCGCGCCCGGCCGCTCGATCCGCGCCGAGGGCATCGCCCGTTCGACCACGGTGCTGGGGCTGGTCCTGCTCTTCGCCGGCATCGTGCTGCGCGGGATCGCCGCCGGCCGGTGGCCGACCGCCAACATGTACGAGTTCACGATCGTCGGTGTGTTCGTCGCCGTGCTGGTGCTGACGGTCGTGCAGCACCGCCGGGTCATCGCCTTCGTGGGCGTGCTCGTCATGGGCATCTCGGTGCTGGCCCTCGTCCTCGCGCTCAACGCCTTCTACATCCAGGCCGACGCGGTGCAGCCGGCCCTGCAGAGCTACTGGCTGATCCTGCACGTCGGCGTCGCGATCATCGCGACCGGCATCTTCACGGTCGCGTTCGCGTCCTCCGCGCTGCAGGTCCTGCGCAGCTACCGCGAGGAGGGCCTGGCCCAGGACGCACCTGCGGTGGGCGTCGGGACCGCCGGCCGGTCGAGCTCCGACCGGTTCCGCACGCTGGTCAGCGGGCCGAGGTTCGGCTGGCTCGAGCAGGTGCCCGGCTCGCGGGAGCTCGAGGCGCTGTCCTTCCGGCTCAACGCGATCGCGTTCGTCCTGTGGACCTTCACCCTCATCGGCGGCGCCATCTGGGCAGAGCACGCGTGGGGCCGGTACTGGGGCTGGGACCCCAAGGAGGTCGGCACGTTCGTGGCCTGGGTGGTCTACGCGGCCTACCTGCACGCGCGCACCACCCGCGGCTGGAGCGGGCGGCGGGCGGCGTACTTCGTGTTCGTCGGCTACGCGGTCGTGATCGCCAACTTCACCGTCGTGAACCTGGTCGTCACGGGGAAGCACTCCTACTCGGGCGTCTGA
- a CDS encoding histidine phosphatase family protein — protein sequence MVATTIHLMRHGEVHNPGGVLYGRLPGFRLSERGVAMAHMVADHLAGESGGPRRDVVAVVASPLQRAQETARPIAEAFGLDVGTDERIIEAGNHFEGKTFGVGDGSLRHPEHWPFLRNPFRPSWGEPYQEQVDRMLAAVEKARTLARGHEAVLVSHQLPVWVTRLALENRHLWHDPRKRQCSVASLTSLRFEDDTLVGIGYSEPAAVLLPGASTVAGA from the coding sequence ATGGTTGCGACCACGATCCACCTGATGCGGCACGGCGAGGTGCACAACCCCGGCGGCGTGCTCTACGGGCGGCTGCCCGGCTTCCGGCTGTCCGAGCGCGGTGTGGCGATGGCCCACATGGTCGCCGACCACCTCGCGGGGGAGTCCGGCGGTCCCCGCCGGGACGTCGTCGCGGTCGTCGCCTCGCCGCTGCAGCGCGCGCAGGAGACGGCCCGCCCCATCGCCGAGGCGTTCGGACTCGACGTCGGCACCGACGAGCGGATCATCGAGGCGGGCAACCACTTCGAGGGCAAGACGTTCGGCGTCGGCGACGGCTCGCTGCGCCACCCCGAGCACTGGCCCTTCCTGCGCAACCCGTTCCGGCCGTCCTGGGGCGAGCCGTACCAGGAGCAGGTGGACCGCATGCTGGCCGCCGTCGAGAAGGCGCGCACCCTGGCCCGCGGCCACGAGGCCGTGCTGGTCAGCCACCAGCTGCCGGTCTGGGTCACGCGGCTCGCGCTCGAGAACCGGCACCTGTGGCACGACCCGCGCAAGCGGCAGTGCTCGGTCGCGTCCCTGACCAGCCTGCGCTTCGAGGACGACACGCTGGTCGGGATCGGCTACAGCGAGCCCGCCGCGGTGCTGCTGCCCGGCGCGTCCACGGTCGCGGGGGCCTGA
- a CDS encoding 1,4-dihydroxy-2-naphthoate polyprenyltransferase, which produces MTTASDWVQGARPRTLPAAAAPVLVGTGAAAHLGEAHLGRAALALGVALALQVGVNYANDYSDGIRGTDVDRVGPLRLTASGTASPGTVKAAAFAAFGVAALLGLVLVALTGHWWLLAVGVVAILAAWGYTGGKSPYGYRGLGEVGVFLFFGLVAVLGTTYTQADELSWPAWVGAVSIGMLACALLMANNLRDVPTDVLVGKRTLAVRLGERRSRQVYAVLVVVPVLLGGIVCAFASPWTLVVLGLLAPAVILAVTVLVGARGRALVPVLAGTGLLELAFGVALGLGLAL; this is translated from the coding sequence GTGACGACTGCCAGCGACTGGGTGCAGGGTGCACGGCCGCGGACGCTCCCTGCCGCGGCCGCCCCGGTGCTCGTCGGCACCGGCGCAGCCGCGCACCTGGGCGAGGCCCACCTGGGACGCGCGGCGCTCGCGCTCGGCGTCGCGCTCGCGCTGCAGGTGGGCGTCAACTACGCCAACGACTACTCCGACGGGATCCGCGGCACCGACGTGGACCGGGTGGGCCCCCTGCGGCTGACCGCGTCGGGCACCGCGAGCCCGGGCACCGTCAAGGCCGCCGCGTTCGCCGCGTTCGGCGTCGCAGCGCTCCTCGGTCTGGTACTCGTCGCCCTGACCGGGCACTGGTGGCTGCTCGCCGTCGGGGTCGTCGCGATCCTGGCGGCCTGGGGCTACACGGGCGGGAAGTCGCCCTACGGCTACCGCGGGCTCGGCGAGGTCGGCGTCTTCCTCTTCTTCGGCCTCGTGGCGGTGCTCGGCACCACGTACACACAGGCGGACGAGCTCTCGTGGCCCGCCTGGGTGGGTGCCGTGTCGATCGGCATGCTCGCGTGCGCGCTGCTCATGGCGAACAACCTGCGCGACGTGCCCACCGACGTCCTCGTCGGCAAGCGCACCCTCGCGGTGAGGCTGGGCGAGCGCCGCTCCCGCCAGGTGTACGCGGTGCTCGTGGTGGTGCCGGTGCTGCTGGGCGGGATCGTGTGCGCGTTCGCGTCACCGTGGACGCTGGTCGTGCTGGGGCTCCTGGCGCCCGCCGTCATCCTGGCCGTCACCGTGCTGGTCGGTGCGCGAGGTCGTGCGCTGGTCCCGGTCCTCGCGGGCACGGGCCTGCTCGAGCTCGCCTTCGGGGTGGCGCTGGGCCTCGGTCTGGCGCTGTAG
- a CDS encoding MarR family winged helix-turn-helix transcriptional regulator → MTTDTPTTVKWLDAEQQAHWRSFRGGVDRLYAALDHELEQETGLSRHEYEVLVRLSEAPERTLRMAQLADNLAHSRSRLTHTIRRMEEQGLVVRLPCVEDARGVNCTLTEKGWQTLVAAAPSHVQSVRNHLVDVLSPEQFAALGDAMETVRLHLTGGACHAE, encoded by the coding sequence ATGACGACCGACACCCCGACCACCGTGAAGTGGCTCGACGCGGAGCAGCAGGCCCACTGGCGCTCCTTCCGCGGCGGCGTCGACCGCCTGTACGCCGCGCTCGACCACGAGCTCGAGCAGGAGACGGGGCTGTCCAGGCACGAGTACGAGGTCCTGGTGCGGCTCTCCGAGGCGCCCGAGCGGACCCTGCGGATGGCGCAGCTGGCCGACAACCTCGCGCACTCCCGCAGCCGGCTCACGCACACCATCCGGCGCATGGAGGAGCAGGGCCTCGTGGTGCGGCTGCCGTGCGTCGAGGACGCGCGCGGCGTCAACTGCACGCTGACCGAGAAGGGCTGGCAGACCCTGGTCGCCGCGGCGCCGAGCCACGTGCAGTCCGTGCGCAACCACCTGGTCGACGTGCTCAGCCCCGAGCAGTTCGCCGCACTGGGCGACGCGATGGAGACCGTCCGCCTGCACCTCACGGGTGGCGCGTGTCACGCAGAGTGA
- a CDS encoding cytochrome c biogenesis CcdA family protein — translation MMLLDAGDAFGQTVVSGSLLLAIPVALLAGLVSFASPCVLPLVPAYVGYLGGMTGAAERVAVPTGTTLVRTAPARSRVLLGVALFVAGFTAVFVALAVLAGSLGGLLVEYQDPITRVLGVVVIVLGLGFLGLIPFLQNERRLHLAPRAGLWGAPLLGVTFGLGWVPCIGPTLAAILTLSLDEGSAGRGALLAAVFCLGLGLPFLLVALGIDRSARMLGFLRRHRLAIMRIGGGMLVILGLALVTGVWGTWSSWLQGVLVGGGPFVPVV, via the coding sequence ATGATGCTGCTCGACGCGGGTGACGCCTTCGGCCAGACGGTGGTCTCCGGCTCGCTGCTGCTGGCGATCCCCGTGGCGCTGCTGGCCGGGCTCGTCTCGTTCGCGTCGCCGTGCGTGCTGCCCCTCGTCCCGGCGTACGTCGGCTACCTGGGCGGCATGACCGGCGCCGCCGAGCGCGTCGCGGTCCCGACCGGGACGACGCTCGTGCGCACGGCCCCCGCCCGCAGCCGCGTGCTGCTCGGCGTCGCGCTGTTCGTCGCCGGGTTCACCGCCGTGTTCGTCGCGCTCGCGGTCCTCGCGGGCTCCCTGGGCGGCCTGCTGGTCGAGTACCAGGACCCCATCACGCGCGTGCTGGGCGTCGTCGTCATCGTGCTGGGCCTCGGGTTCCTGGGACTGATCCCGTTCCTGCAGAACGAGCGGCGCCTGCACCTCGCGCCCCGCGCGGGCCTGTGGGGCGCACCCCTGCTCGGCGTGACGTTCGGGCTCGGCTGGGTGCCGTGCATCGGACCGACGCTCGCCGCCATCCTGACGCTCTCCCTCGACGAGGGGTCGGCGGGTCGCGGGGCGCTGCTCGCCGCGGTGTTCTGCCTCGGCCTCGGGCTGCCGTTCCTGCTGGTCGCGCTCGGCATCGACCGCAGCGCGCGCATGCTCGGCTTCCTGCGCCGGCACCGGCTCGCGATCATGCGCATCGGCGGCGGGATGCTCGTGATCCTCGGCCTCGCCCTCGTGACCGGCGTCTGGGGCACGTGGTCCTCCTGGCTGCAGGGCGTCCTCGTCGGTGGCGGCCCGTTCGTGCCGGTGGTGTGA
- a CDS encoding PLDc N-terminal domain-containing protein, which produces MRNLAVLLIIGVTIYCVIDVLRSSAAERLGVHKGLWVLLVLVVPVLGPLAWLGVRWSRRSSGGPTQAPNRGRTTGPDDDPDFLSRLDEEHRRTDPGTSDGPPAA; this is translated from the coding sequence GTGAGGAACCTCGCTGTCCTGCTGATCATCGGCGTCACCATCTACTGCGTGATCGACGTGCTGCGCAGCAGCGCCGCCGAGCGGCTCGGCGTGCACAAGGGGCTGTGGGTCCTGCTGGTCCTCGTCGTCCCGGTGCTCGGGCCGCTCGCCTGGCTCGGCGTGCGCTGGTCGCGGCGCTCCTCCGGTGGGCCCACGCAGGCGCCGAACCGTGGCCGGACCACCGGTCCGGACGACGACCCCGACTTCCTGTCGCGGCTCGACGAGGAGCACCGGCGCACGGACCCCGGCACGTCCGACGGCCCGCCGGCGGCGTGA
- a CDS encoding DUF4229 domain-containing protein, with protein sequence MPFVVYSVLRLALLGACAGLLWWAGLRSWLVVVVAAFLAWALSYVLLSGPRDAAARQLAERAERRRAAGDRPVLGKGAQQDADVEDAADEASREGQ encoded by the coding sequence GTGCCTTTCGTCGTCTACTCGGTCCTGCGCCTCGCGCTCCTCGGCGCGTGCGCCGGCCTGCTCTGGTGGGCAGGCCTGCGGTCCTGGCTGGTGGTCGTGGTCGCCGCCTTCCTGGCCTGGGCCCTGTCGTACGTGCTGCTGAGCGGCCCGCGCGACGCGGCCGCCCGCCAGCTCGCGGAGCGGGCGGAGCGTCGGCGCGCGGCGGGGGACCGGCCGGTGCTCGGCAAGGGCGCGCAGCAGGACGCGGACGTGGAGGACGCGGCCGACGAGGCCTCCCGCGAGGGCCAGTGA
- a CDS encoding GNAT family N-acetyltransferase, with protein sequence MTAVRAAEHSDLDALARLAALTFPLACPPGSTPADQQEFIDTVLSVDRFAEYLADPLRDVLVAGDGEPVGYTMLVAGEPADEDVRAALRLRPTIELSKCYVHPAHHGAGVAHALMDASLDVARARGARGMWLGVNQQNTRAQAFYLRSGFAVVGTKHFTVGTRVEDDYVLERPL encoded by the coding sequence GTGACGGCCGTGCGCGCAGCCGAGCACAGCGACCTCGACGCCCTCGCCCGGCTCGCCGCGCTCACGTTCCCCCTGGCCTGCCCGCCCGGGTCGACGCCGGCGGACCAGCAGGAGTTCATCGACACCGTGCTCTCGGTCGACCGGTTCGCCGAGTATCTCGCCGACCCGCTGCGCGACGTGCTCGTCGCCGGTGACGGCGAGCCGGTCGGGTACACGATGCTCGTCGCCGGGGAGCCCGCGGACGAGGACGTGCGGGCCGCCCTGCGCCTGCGCCCGACGATCGAGCTGTCCAAGTGCTACGTGCACCCGGCCCACCACGGGGCGGGCGTCGCGCACGCGCTGATGGACGCCTCGCTCGACGTCGCGCGGGCGCGCGGCGCCCGCGGGATGTGGCTCGGCGTCAACCAGCAGAACACGCGCGCGCAGGCGTTCTACCTGCGGTCCGGTTTCGCCGTCGTCGGGACCAAGCACTTCACCGTCGGCACCCGCGTCGAGGACGACTACGTGCTGGAGCGGCCGCTCTAG
- a CDS encoding glutaredoxin family protein, which yields MTRVVLFGRDGCHLCDEAREVVRAVCDETGVPWSEVDIDSDQVPGRDLVAELGELVPVVEVDGVQQGYWRIDAARLRRTLTAAGPRPLA from the coding sequence ATGACTCGAGTGGTGCTCTTCGGCAGGGACGGCTGCCACCTGTGCGACGAGGCGCGTGAGGTGGTGCGCGCCGTGTGCGACGAGACGGGCGTGCCGTGGTCGGAGGTCGACATCGACTCGGACCAGGTGCCCGGCCGGGACCTGGTCGCCGAGCTCGGCGAGCTGGTGCCGGTGGTCGAGGTCGACGGGGTGCAGCAGGGCTACTGGCGGATCGACGCGGCGCGTCTGCGCCGAACCCTTACGGCGGCCGGTCCCCGACCCCTAGCCTGA
- a CDS encoding YceI family protein translates to MSTATTAVPTGLTAGTWAIDASHTEAAFTVRHAGISKVRGTIAVTGGTVVVGEDLTATSVSVTLDPSTVTTGDATRDGHLKSGDFFDVEKFGQWTFVSTQIREAGGHHVIAGDLTIHGVTRPVELETEFNGTAVDPFGNTRAGFEATVTISRKDFDLTWNAALEAGGVLISDKVVITLDVSIIKG, encoded by the coding sequence GTGAGCACCGCCACCACCGCAGTCCCGACCGGCCTGACCGCAGGCACCTGGGCGATCGACGCGTCCCACACCGAGGCCGCGTTCACCGTCCGGCACGCCGGCATCTCGAAGGTTCGCGGCACGATCGCCGTCACCGGGGGCACCGTCGTCGTCGGCGAGGACCTGACGGCGACGTCGGTCTCCGTCACGCTCGACCCCTCGACCGTCACGACGGGGGACGCCACCCGCGACGGCCACCTGAAGTCGGGCGACTTCTTCGACGTGGAGAAGTTCGGCCAGTGGACGTTCGTCTCCACGCAGATCCGCGAGGCGGGCGGGCACCACGTGATCGCCGGTGACCTCACCATCCACGGCGTCACGCGCCCCGTCGAGCTCGAGACCGAGTTCAACGGCACCGCGGTCGACCCGTTCGGCAACACCCGTGCCGGCTTCGAGGCCACCGTGACGATCTCCCGCAAGGACTTCGACCTCACCTGGAACGCGGCCCTCGAGGCCGGCGGCGTCCTGATCTCCGACAAGGTCGTCATCACGCTCGACGTCTCCATCATCAAGGGCTGA